DNA from Evansella sp. LMS18:
TTTTGCTTTGATTTTGTTTGAATCGGTGTCCATTGCTGCAGGCTGGGGAAGCCGTATAGGAATGTGGTTCCTCCCACTGGTGATAGTAGGTACGTGTGTTCCAATCGTAACAGGTCTCATAAGGCAAAGGAAAATTAGATAGGGTAGCAGGTAAAGCTTTTAGCAAGGGCAAACAGAGAGGGTGTGTGTATCGTGGTTATCAGAGAAATTGATCCTTCAGACGCGGAAGGCTTCCTCCGTTTAACGAAACAAGTAGAGGACACCTCGGAATTTATGAAATGGGAGCCAGGAGAGAGAAAAACGGAACCAGAGCAGCAGCGGAAAATGATAGAAAACATGCGGAAGAGTGGAAACTCTGTCATACTTGCAGCGGAGAATGATAGTGAGTTAGTTGGTTTCTTAATTGCCATTGGCGGCAGTGCGTCGAGAAAGAGGCATTCTGTCTACATTGTTACAGGTATGTTAGCGAAGTACAGAGGAAAAGGGACAGGGACAAAGTTATTTGAAGCGCTGGATAAATGGGCTGCTGAACACCAAATTCATCGACTCGAGTTAACGGTGGCAACACCGAATGAAGCTGGTGTAACCCTGTATAAAAAAATGGGTTTTGAAGTCGAAGGCATAAAAAAGCATTCTCTGTTCATTAATGGGAAATATGTGGATGAGTACTATATGGCAAAAGTAATATGATTCCCTCTAGGATAGAGCCAGAGTCCAGCAGGCCGGAAAGTGTTGCGGATCTTCTGGACTAACGTCACTCTTCTTCCGGGCCATACATCTTAAGATTGAAGTAAAATCCCAGGATGAAAACGACAATGAAAAAGGCCGCGCCTGTAAAGGATGTTGCTAAGAAATATTCGAAAAATCCCACCTTTCCCAACACCTTTCCATAATAGTTCTGGTTATCCACGAAACTGGAAATCAAATTTTTTGTATTACGCTGTATAACAAGGTAATATATATTTACATAATTGATTTAATATTCTGACTTATACGATTGTACCGCAAAAGGCTTTAAATTTCAAACTAATAGGGGTGTGGTCGAATGCGAGAGGAAGTTGGAGACTGTCAAATTTGCGGGAAGAAGGTTTTCTGCCTGGATGGATTTTTAAATGGGGTGGTTGATTCGGAAGGCTTACTTACCTGCTTCCCTTGCGATGAATTCAGCAACATGATGCGTAATAAGGAATAAGAAGTACAGGGCCGCAGATATTCCTTACAGTTAACGATTACCCAAGACAGAGGCCACGGGAAGGCAGCAGCCTTCATTTTTACATGGGGCCAACTTTAGCTCTGGCTTACAAACCAGAGTGAAAAAATAAAGAATGCAGCCAGGAATACGCACCCTATAATAGCAATATGGGCAGCCCATTCCGTGTTTTTTCTGCTGCCTTCCTTTTGTTCATGAGCGCTCACGGTGGTGAACTTACCAGGAGCTGAGGTTCCGTAAACCGTGGGTCTGGGCACACTTTTACTCGTGAATGCAAGGATGATAAGGGGGATAAAGGCTGCGACTGCCAGAATAGCCATTAACAATAAGAATATGTTCCATCCTGCTGATAAAACAGTTGCCAGGCCAAGCACTATAGTAATGACACACCCGATAACAATATATTTCAAAATTGTTTTTCCCATGGTAGCCTCCCAAAAATAGATTTTATAAAACAGTGCCCGGTAACTCGGGGAGCTAAACTCCCCCTAAGTTAACTGCTGTTCCGCAAATTCCCGGTAGAGTTCATGAGAGGCAACGAGCTCTTTATGGGAACCGATTCCGGTAACTTTCCCTTTTTCGATAAACACAATTTTGTCCGCATTTACAATTGTGGATAGACGGTGAGCGATTACAAAAGTTGTACGCCCCTCCATGAGGCGTGTTAATGCCTGCTGGACAATCCCTTCCGACTGGCTGTCCAGGCTGGCGGTCGCTTCATCCATCATGAGGATTTTCGGGTCTCTGAGAAACGCCCGCGCAATGGCGATTCGCTGGCGCTGACCCCCGGAAAGCTTGACGCCCCGTTCGCCAACCTCTGTGTCCAGTCCATTCGGAAACTCGCTAATAAACTGCTCCGCATAAGCCATCCTCGCTACTTCCCAAAGGCGTTCATCCGTTATACCCTCCTGGTTCTCCAGCCCGTAACAGAGGTTTTCCCGGATGGTCCCTGCCATCATTGGGCTGTCCTGGGAGACATAGCCGATCTGCTTCCGCCAGCTGTTTATTGACAGATCCGTGACTGGAGCAGAACCAATAGCAATTTCTCCTGAAGTTGGTTCATAAAACCGCTCGAGTAATCCAAACAACGTTGTTTTTCCGCCTCCGCTCGGTCCCGCAAAAGCGACCATGGTGCCTGGCTCCACATCAAATGACACATTCCTTAATACAGGCTCTTCTTTGCTGTAGGAAAAAGAAACGTTTTTTACATGGATCGTCCTGCCGCTAATATCCAGGTCTTTCCCTTCCTCCCACGATTCCTCTTCCACATTCATAATGCTGATAATCCGCTCTGTAGCTCCTTGCGCTTTTTGCAGCTGGGTAAAGAACATGGCAAAAGACGTGATTGGAAAAATAATCTGAAAGAGATACAGCAAAAAAGCAACAAGGGAACCAGTAGTCATCGTTCCTTCCGCGACCCTGATACCGCCATAGCCGATAATGGCTACGATGACAACCATGACGACGAGATACATCAACGGAGAAATGAGGGCAAAAATCCGTCCTTCTTTTAATCCGAAAGAAAATAGTTTTTCAATTCCTTCAGACCCTTTCTTTTCTTCCATATCCTCGGCATTGGAAGCTTTCATGAGCCTTATTTCACTTAGCGTCTGCTGGACGCTGCCGGTGAATTTTGCTGTTTCGTCCTGCAGGCCCCGGGAAATTTTAGCCATCTTCCTTCCGAGAGGCATCATGACGGCCACGGTAATCGGCACAGAGATAAACATGAGCAGGGTCATTCTCCAGTCCATAATCAGCAGGATGGTGACAGCACCAAGGATAGTGATAATTCCAGTGATGAACCGCGGGAAATGGGACGAGATTAAATCCCGGACAATGCCTGTGTCGTTCACAACCCGGCTGACAGTTTCCCCGCTTCTGTTTTTATCGTAATATTTCACCGGTAGGCGGAGGAGTTTGAACCACATTTTTTCCCGCAGTCCCGCTACAATTTTCTGGCCCGTATAAGCTAGAGCGTAGGTGGATATTCCGTCAGTCACCGCCTGTAAAATGAAAACGATCCCAAGGGCTGCAATCAGGAAGGTATTCAGGCTTTCTATAGAAAAACCATCGACAAGTTCCCTGGTCAGCAGGGGGATCGTCAGCCCGACAATGGTAGTGACAAGGCTTCCGGCAAGCCCGACTGTTAAGGCGAGGCGTGGAATCCCGGCTGAAAGAATGAGATCAAAAAACGGTTTGAGTGTATTTTTTTGTTCGGTTTTCATTAGTTATTCACCTGCGATTTTACGTATTTTATAAGGCATGCCAGCAGTTGATTTGCTGGTGGGCATTCTCCTGCTGTCAGCATGCAACTATGATTTTACCTTAGCGGGCTCTCGAGGTGACAGAATGATGCCTACAGGGCCCCTGTATAATATATGTTAGACTTAAATAATTCATATAAACAACGAAAATGATATAATAGAAAAATAAAAGTTTACGATGGAAGGGAAATGCAGGTTGAAACATATGGAACATAACGGGAATAAAAGGAGCAATCCTTTAAGGGAAAAAATCAGGCAGATTGTAGAGCATAAATACTTTCAGCCGTTTATCATCAGTATCATTCTGTTAAATGGTGTTATTATCGTGGCCGAGTCGTATTTAACAGGCAATGATCTGCTGCTGACATTAGATACAATTATCGTCTGGATCTTCGTCGTGGAACTTGCTTTGAAGATGATCGGTCTCGGGGTCAGAGGCTATTTCTCGGAAAAATGGAATATCTTTGATTTCCTCATAGTGGCTGCCAGTTTACTATTTTACAATACTCCGCTGGTAAGTGTACTCCGATTAATTAGGGTGCTGCGACTTATCCGGATGATCCCGGCAATTCCGGCACTGCGGAAAATCATAGATTCCTTAATGCGCTCGGTGCCTGCATTAACAGGTATCCTTGGGTTATCGGCACTAATATTTTCAATTTATGCGATTATCGGAACAACCTTTTTCAGGGACGTTCTCGATTATGAATTCTTCGGCAGTTTCCATACGTCGCTCTTCACATTAATGCAAGTCGTGACGTTTGAATCCTGGGCGAGCCAGGTTGCGAGGCCGGTTATTGCGGAAATTCCGTGGGCGTGGGTATATTTCATATCATTTATTGTTGTCGCCGCACTTGTTATTTTAAACCTTGTTGTAGCGGTTATTCTTGACTACCTTGGCCATGATGAGGAAGAGAAGCATCAGCAACAGATGGAACGGCTGTTTGAAGAAAACAAGGAACTTAAGAAGGACATGGAAGAGATTAAGCAAATACTTTTGGAAAAAAATAAATAGTTTATCAGAAATAAAAGGCCATTGGAGTTTAACTCCAATAGGCCTTATTTTTTAATGATGTTATTTAAAGCAGATAATATACCATGACTATGGGGATAAAATCTGGAAATATAGAGCTTGTTATCTCTCAATTCTATGGAATGGTGCTGAAGGAGTATTTTTTTCAGTTCAGGACAGACATTCTTCTCTCTGTATGCACAGACACAAAGTAACTCCTCTTCCTGGATTACTTTATCGGAGCCCCTCTCGTATTTAGCGATTTCTTCGATGAATGAAGATTTGTCGCCCCACTCTACATGAGCCCAGATGCGGAGCTTTTCTGCTTTCCGTGATAACTCAGTAACTACTTTTGAAAAATAATGAAGTACTGTTTCCGCCTGAAAGCTCCTGTTCAGCATATAAAACGTGAAATTATTTGTGTAATGTATTTTTTTCTGTTCTTTCTCATTTAACTGGCTCATTAGTTTTTCACGCAGCTTCGGTATGTTCCGTGAGCTTTCGACGACAAGAACATGTTCTCCTTCTCTAATGCCGGAAATTATGTAATTTACAGCGTTCTCCAGATATATATCGTCACTATTAAAAGTGTATAATATGTGCCCTTCGGTTACAGGGAAATCCTTCTTCCATTCTACTCCAGGCATACACTGTCAGCTCCTTGTCTGTTTATATAGTATTTTTGCAGTCTACAACATATTTTACCATCTGAAAGAATCAGGAACAACTTTACAATAGAATACGAGTTTCCAGCTTCACTGTTTTACATTTTAGTAATCAGGAGAGGGCAGTTGGGACGGGTGCTGTAAAGTGACAGGGATTTATTAACTGCTGGAGACTTGGTGGTGATTTCAAATATCCTGATGCAACAGTTCGAAAAACTCCCACTGATTGAATTTTCAGCTTATAATAGGAATCAACTGGGGCGGCAGTCCTGGCTGGCTGGGATGCCGCTTATTCTTGGAAAAGGAGGATGGGAAAATGAACAAGAAAGCTTTTTTCATGGCGCTCACGACAATTATTATCTGGGGTGCTACTTTTGCGGCGATTCGTGCCAGCTTACAAGGCGGTTACGAAGCAGGGCATTTAGTACTCGTCCGCTACTTGATTGCCTCTGCATTATTTTTATTATATTTTATGCTGCCTGGTGTGAAATTCAGGCTTCCTCAAAGAAAGGATATACTGAAGATTATTGTGCTGGGCTGGCTTGGGATTAGCGTCTATCATATTGGCGTGACCTTTGGAATGCAGACGGTCACAGCTGGAACTGCGGGAATGCTGATCGGTGCAGCACCAATTTTTACAGCGGTGATCGCTTTGCTCATTTTAAAAGAGCGCCTGAACGGAGCAGGCTGGCTTGGGCTCGGAATAGGGTTCGCCGGTATCATCCTCATCACCATCGGTACATATGGCGGGCCGGACCTGGCTGTGTCAGGGGGAGTCTTCTTTGTGTTAACGGCGGTTGTTGCCACATCGCTGTTCTTCGTTTTCCAGAAGCAGCTGCTGGTGCAATACAGGCCAATTGAACTAACAGCATATTTCACGTGGGCCGGAACGCTGCCATTTTTCTTTTTCGCCCCCGGATTGACGGAATCGTTGGCCAATGCCAGCATGGAAGCCCATTTGGCAGCACTGTTTACAGGTATTTTCCCGGCGGCGATCGCTTATGTAACGTGGGCAGTCGCTCTGTCTGTTGGTAATGCAGGAACGGTTACAAGCATGATGTATCTTGAGCCTGCTGTGGCGATCCTCGTTGCCTGGCTCTGGCTGGCAGAGCTGCCGTCCGCTGTATCCATGACGGGAGGAGTCGTTGCTCTTACTGGTGTAATCATCGTAAACGTTCTTGGGAGGAGAAAGCGGAAATTATCTGAAAGAGCAGCGTAAGAGCAGGCAGGGGAAAGCCTCGTTTGGAGCGGGGGTTTAGCTGCGAGAAGGAATGCTTAACAGCAGGAAACGCTTTATGGGCAGAAAGCTTATTAAATTTTTATTACACACTTTTACAAAGTCACGTACACTTTTTGCCCGGGTAAAAATAAGGGGAGGCTGGGACAGGCAGAAACTGCTGATTCAGCGCGTTTTTGCAGCCTTTGTGACGGTTGTTATCCTATATTTTATTTTGATACTTTTTTAAATTCCCGTACAGCATATGTTTCTCAGGACGCCGCAGGGTTTTATCCTCGTAAATAGTATGCTAGAATAACCATCAAGCTATTTATGAGAGGGGAATTACATTGAGAAAAAAGTGGGCATTAAGTTTTGCTCTTGCTGCAACAGTGGCTGTTTCAGCTGCATGTGGTAATGCAAACGATGGAAATGATCAGAATAACGCAGGTGAAGATACTAACCTAAATACAAATACACAGGAGGAAGCTCCTGAAGAAAATAATGATGAAATTGCTTTGGAAGAAGGGGAGCAGCCGGACATGCCTGAGCCGGATCTTGAAGGTGTCCCTGATGTAGTTGCGGAAGTTAACGGGGAAGAAATCACTCGTGAAGAATTTGAAGCTACTTATATGGGCCAGTTTCAGCAAATGGCTATGATGGCACAGATGAGCGGAGAACCTATCGACCAGGACGAGTTAAAGGAGCAGGTTGCTGAGAATATGATCGGCACGGAACTTCTGATCCAGGCAGCTGAAAGCGGAGATTATGAAGCTTCTGAGGAAGAAATGGATGAAACTCTTGAGATGATCGCTCAGCAAAGCGGAATGCAAGCTGATGAGTTTATGGCTGCCCTTGAGGAACAAGGCATGAGTGAAGAGGAAGTAATGGAACAGCTTGAACTTCAGGTGAAAATCGACCAGATGATCGCAAATGAAGCTGGTGATGTGGAAGTTACAGAGGAAGAGCTTGAAGCATATTACGAAGACCTTGTAGCCCAGCAGGAAGCGATGGCTGGTGACACGGAAGAAGAAATCGAACTTCCGGAATATGAAGAAATCAGAGATGATCTTGAGCAGCAGCTCCGTGCGGAAAAAGAAAACGAAGCCTCCCAGCAGCTTGTTGAAAGACTTCGGGATGAAGCGGATGTAACAGTACACCTATAAGATTTTTTTGAAAAAACCAGGTTCCTGTAATAGGGTACCTGGTTTTTTGCTTTTTATTTATCTTTGTAAGGCAGGCTGGGGCTCAGTCCCCTGCATATGTCCTGACTTTTCCACTTTAGTCTGCAAATATTTTCTGTTGTGTTCAGAGACGTCTCCCCAAAGCGGGACAGACCGGTGCACGCTCATACCTGCTTCACTTAGTGAATTGACTTTTTTAGGGTTGTTAGTAATGAGGCTTACTGGCTTTTTCCTGAATGCCTGAAGGATGCGGATCGCCTCATTGTAGGAGCGCTGGTCATCTTCAAACCCAAGCTCTTCATTTGCCTCCACTGTATCAAGGCCTTCCTCCTGCAGGATATATGCAAGGGATTTGGTGAATAATCCAATTCCCCGGCCTTCATGGTCAGCAAGATAGAACAGAGCACCACTTCCATTTTCCACAATCATATTCATCGACTGGCGCAGCTGGTAGCCACAGTCACAGCGCATACTCCCGAATATATCGCCAGTATGGCAGATGCTGTGAAATCTGATCATTGCATCGTCCGCGCTGGAGAAATCCCCGTAAACCAAAACGGAAGACTGCTGGGAAAAAGCAAGATCTGCCTCTGGCAATGCTTTCAGCAATTCTTCTTTATCTGAAGGCAAGTCCTTTAATGAAAGCCACGTGTACCATTGGAATGTGACCTCCTGTTCACCCAGCCTTACAGGAAGCTGCACAGGCCCTGCGAGTGCGATGTCGTGGCTGCCCTCCTGCTGGATAACCTCAATCTTATCCCTTAAGATTTTTTGTATATTCTTATTCATCCGGTTTTCCCCCATTCTGTTAACCGATAATGTTTATATATTTTAAGTACTAGTTTTTTTATGTGAATAAAAGTTACATATAGGATAACAAATGGATGGTGGATGGTCAAAAGAAAAAATTGTCTGCTGGCAAAAAGGTTATTGCAGGTTTGCAGATTCAAGCATTGAAAGCAGGCTGTGCAGCAATCGAATACCTGAAAAAATCCGTTTCATCCCTTGAACAGGGGGATTGAACTAATTGGGTTCCTGAAAGAGTAAAATTAACCGGTGAAATCAGTCTGCCAACTTCCGAAATTTACTATTATGCTAGGCAAGATTGTCTTGCGTTACCTGAGCAGGAGCGAACCATTAACTCAGGGCACGCAAGATTGTCCCGCATTACCTGAAATGACCCTCAAAATCAGAAAAAACCCTGATTTAACCTTCTGTATCCTCTCGTTCAATCCAGTCCTGAGACCAGGTTTCTATTTCTTTTAATACAGGATTTAAGGACTGGCCTTTTTCTGTAAGTGAGTATTCGATTACCACGGGGGTTTCCGGGATGACATGCCGCTTTACGATACCTTCCTGTTCAAGAGCCTTTAATCGCTCGGACAGCACTTTTCCACTTAGACCCACCGATGCCTGTATTGTACTGAACCGTTGCGGTCCGGATAATAACTGATAAACCACTAACGCTGTCCAGCGCTGGCTTAAAATAGAGACTGCTTTTTCGAATCTGGGACAAATATTAGAATAACTCATTTTTTGCAACACCCCTTTAATTACAATATACCACTGTATGTTTTTATATAAAATGATTTTTTGCTACAAAGTTACTTGACAAAATATAATAACTAAAATATACTCACTTACATAAAGTAATAAACAAACAAAAATAAATAACAGAATCACAAGATGCTGAAAATGCCAGCAGTCGCACAATAGCATGCTGTGAAGCGCGGCAGGGAGCATCTATGAATACTGCTGCCGGAACCCGGTTCAGCTTTTCGGGAGGTGAGAAAAAACTGTAATCGATGGTGACAATTCAGGCAATAATTAAATTTAAATACAGGTGGTGCACATAATGGGTATTTTGAACAGCTTATTCGCAAAACAACCAAAGGAGGAAGAAACAATGGGAAATGAAAAGTTAACTATCGGAATTATTTTAGGAAGTACTCGCCAGGGGAGAGTGAGCCCGCAGGTGGGAGAATGGGTAAAAGAGATTGCAGATAAACGAGGGGACGCAAATTACGAGATTGTTGATATTGCAGATTATGAACTGCCATTTCTTGGTGAGGCAGATGCGCCTGGGATCGCTAAGTGGAATGAAAAGCTTGCAAGCTTAGACGGCTTTGTCTTTATCGTTCAGGAGTACAATCACAGCATTACTGGTGCACTGAAAAATGCGCTGGACTTAGCAAGGGAAGCATGGAATAACAAAGCGGCTGGAATTGTCAGCTACGGTTCTACTGGAGGCGCACGTGCTGCAGAACATCTCCGTGGAATTATGGGAGAATTAATGATTGCAGATGTAAGAACTCACCCAACATTATCCTTATTTACCGACTTTGAAAACGGAACTGATTTTAAACCGCAGGAGCTGCATCTTGATAATGTGAACCTAATGCTTGATCAGGTGAATGCATGGAGCGGCGCGCTGAAAACAGTTCGATAAAAATCAGTTGTTATATCTCGAATCAGAGATATATTAATTTGAGGGATAAAACCAAATTGCAATAAAGGTCATCAAAGTGGTGGGACCACCAGCCGTGCGCAGCGAAAAATTAACTTGGCAGCCCACCTTATTTTGAGTAAATGTCGTCCAATTCTCCATCGGAATAGACGGAGATAAGAATAACTGCTTTACCTTCACCAATATTCTTAACGAAGTGAGGCACGCTCGCATTCCAGCTGAATGTGTCTCCTTCCTCAATGATCATGGAGTCTTCCCCTTGTTTTGCCAGGACTCTTCCTTCCAGGACTAAGTGGGATTCCACACCTTCATGGGCATTTGCTTCTCCCATGGAGGAGCCAGGTGGAAACTCAGCGAGCATCATTCTGAGTCCGCCCTTTGAAGACAGGTGTTGTATTTTCAGGTCGTTAAAGGATGAATGCGTTCTTTCCTCTTTTTTGACGACACGCATCTGCTGCTTTTTTTCCAGAAGCAAGTATGGCAGAGGGACTTCAAGATAGTCCGCAATCGTATGTAAAGTATTGATGGAGGGGGAAGTATTATTATTTTCCACATTACTTATAAACCCTTTTGAAAGTCCGGTGCCTTCACATAATTGAGCAATAGTAATTTTCTTTCTCTTTCGTACCGACCGGATTTTTGAACCAATATCCAATGCTTTCACCTCTGCTGTTTTCTAATATGAAACTTACTTTTATTTTAGCAAAAACAACGCTTGTGCTCTACAGCAGAGAACAGAGCACTATCAATTAAATGGAGGAATTAAAATGTCTAATAAAAATGAAATGGGAGCAGTAATTTTACGAGTAGTTTTAGGTGTTGTATTTCTTGCACACGGTCTGGATAAAATCCAGGGAGGAGTAGCTAATACAGCTGCCTGGTTCGACAGCCTCGGCCTGCCGGGATTTCTCGCTTATGCCGTAGTTGTTATTGAAACTGCAGGAGGCATCGCGTTGATTCTCGGGCTTGCTACACGCATCGTTGCCGGGTTGCTGGCAGTTGTCCTTGCCGGAGCCATCATCACTGTTCAGCTGTCAGTAGGATTTTTAGGCGGTTACGCGTACGATCTGGCACTGCTTGCTATGGCTGTGTACCTGTTTATTAACGGAAGTAAGCTGTATTCTGCAGATCAGCTGCTGTTCAGCGGGAAAAAAGAAAGTGAAACTGCTGTTGGCAC
Protein-coding regions in this window:
- a CDS encoding GTP cyclohydrolase II, with the translated sequence MNKNIQKILRDKIEVIQQEGSHDIALAGPVQLPVRLGEQEVTFQWYTWLSLKDLPSDKEELLKALPEADLAFSQQSSVLVYGDFSSADDAMIRFHSICHTGDIFGSMRCDCGYQLRQSMNMIVENGSGALFYLADHEGRGIGLFTKSLAYILQEEGLDTVEANEELGFEDDQRSYNEAIRILQAFRKKPVSLITNNPKKVNSLSEAGMSVHRSVPLWGDVSEHNRKYLQTKVEKSGHMQGTEPQPALQR
- a CDS encoding NADPH-dependent FMN reductase, giving the protein MGILNSLFAKQPKEEETMGNEKLTIGIILGSTRQGRVSPQVGEWVKEIADKRGDANYEIVDIADYELPFLGEADAPGIAKWNEKLASLDGFVFIVQEYNHSITGALKNALDLAREAWNNKAAGIVSYGSTGGARAAEHLRGIMGELMIADVRTHPTLSLFTDFENGTDFKPQELHLDNVNLMLDQVNAWSGALKTVR
- a CDS encoding GNAT family N-acetyltransferase — protein: MVIREIDPSDAEGFLRLTKQVEDTSEFMKWEPGERKTEPEQQRKMIENMRKSGNSVILAAENDSELVGFLIAIGGSASRKRHSVYIVTGMLAKYRGKGTGTKLFEALDKWAAEHQIHRLELTVATPNEAGVTLYKKMGFEVEGIKKHSLFINGKYVDEYYMAKVI
- a CDS encoding MEDS domain-containing protein, whose translation is MPGVEWKKDFPVTEGHILYTFNSDDIYLENAVNYIISGIREGEHVLVVESSRNIPKLREKLMSQLNEKEQKKIHYTNNFTFYMLNRSFQAETVLHYFSKVVTELSRKAEKLRIWAHVEWGDKSSFIEEIAKYERGSDKVIQEEELLCVCAYREKNVCPELKKILLQHHSIELRDNKLYISRFYPHSHGILSALNNIIKK
- a CDS encoding helix-turn-helix domain-containing protein, which codes for MDIGSKIRSVRKRKKITIAQLCEGTGLSKGFISNVENNNTSPSINTLHTIADYLEVPLPYLLLEKKQQMRVVKKEERTHSSFNDLKIQHLSSKGGLRMMLAEFPPGSSMGEANAHEGVESHLVLEGRVLAKQGEDSMIIEEGDTFSWNASVPHFVKNIGEGKAVILISVYSDGELDDIYSK
- a CDS encoding SurA N-terminal domain-containing protein, giving the protein MRKKWALSFALAATVAVSAACGNANDGNDQNNAGEDTNLNTNTQEEAPEENNDEIALEEGEQPDMPEPDLEGVPDVVAEVNGEEITREEFEATYMGQFQQMAMMAQMSGEPIDQDELKEQVAENMIGTELLIQAAESGDYEASEEEMDETLEMIAQQSGMQADEFMAALEEQGMSEEEVMEQLELQVKIDQMIANEAGDVEVTEEELEAYYEDLVAQQEAMAGDTEEEIELPEYEEIRDDLEQQLRAEKENEASQQLVERLRDEADVTVHL
- a CDS encoding DMT family transporter — its product is MNKKAFFMALTTIIIWGATFAAIRASLQGGYEAGHLVLVRYLIASALFLLYFMLPGVKFRLPQRKDILKIIVLGWLGISVYHIGVTFGMQTVTAGTAGMLIGAAPIFTAVIALLILKERLNGAGWLGLGIGFAGIILITIGTYGGPDLAVSGGVFFVLTAVVATSLFFVFQKQLLVQYRPIELTAYFTWAGTLPFFFFAPGLTESLANASMEAHLAALFTGIFPAAIAYVTWAVALSVGNAGTVTSMMYLEPAVAILVAWLWLAELPSAVSMTGGVVALTGVIIVNVLGRRKRKLSERAA
- a CDS encoding ABC transporter ATP-binding protein encodes the protein MKTEQKNTLKPFFDLILSAGIPRLALTVGLAGSLVTTIVGLTIPLLTRELVDGFSIESLNTFLIAALGIVFILQAVTDGISTYALAYTGQKIVAGLREKMWFKLLRLPVKYYDKNRSGETVSRVVNDTGIVRDLISSHFPRFITGIITILGAVTILLIMDWRMTLLMFISVPITVAVMMPLGRKMAKISRGLQDETAKFTGSVQQTLSEIRLMKASNAEDMEEKKGSEGIEKLFSFGLKEGRIFALISPLMYLVVMVVIVAIIGYGGIRVAEGTMTTGSLVAFLLYLFQIIFPITSFAMFFTQLQKAQGATERIISIMNVEEESWEEGKDLDISGRTIHVKNVSFSYSKEEPVLRNVSFDVEPGTMVAFAGPSGGGKTTLFGLLERFYEPTSGEIAIGSAPVTDLSINSWRKQIGYVSQDSPMMAGTIRENLCYGLENQEGITDERLWEVARMAYAEQFISEFPNGLDTEVGERGVKLSGGQRQRIAIARAFLRDPKILMMDEATASLDSQSEGIVQQALTRLMEGRTTFVIAHRLSTIVNADKIVFIEKGKVTGIGSHKELVASHELYREFAEQQLT
- a CDS encoding ion transporter, with the protein product MEHNGNKRSNPLREKIRQIVEHKYFQPFIISIILLNGVIIVAESYLTGNDLLLTLDTIIVWIFVVELALKMIGLGVRGYFSEKWNIFDFLIVAASLLFYNTPLVSVLRLIRVLRLIRMIPAIPALRKIIDSLMRSVPALTGILGLSALIFSIYAIIGTTFFRDVLDYEFFGSFHTSLFTLMQVVTFESWASQVARPVIAEIPWAWVYFISFIVVAALVILNLVVAVILDYLGHDEEEKHQQQMERLFEENKELKKDMEEIKQILLEKNK
- a CDS encoding helix-turn-helix domain-containing protein is translated as MSYSNICPRFEKAVSILSQRWTALVVYQLLSGPQRFSTIQASVGLSGKVLSERLKALEQEGIVKRHVIPETPVVIEYSLTEKGQSLNPVLKEIETWSQDWIEREDTEG
- a CDS encoding DoxX family protein, which gives rise to MSNKNEMGAVILRVVLGVVFLAHGLDKIQGGVANTAAWFDSLGLPGFLAYAVVVIETAGGIALILGLATRIVAGLLAVVLAGAIITVQLSVGFLGGYAYDLALLAMAVYLFINGSKLYSADQLLFSGKKESETAVGTM